Within Methyloversatilis discipulorum, the genomic segment AGGTGCCGATCACGCCGCCGTCGTCCTTGGTGATGACAACCGTGGCCGAGCGCGGCTTGGCGACCGCATTGCCGCTCTGCGTGGTCGGGCCGTTGAAGCCGCTGTCCGGCCAGGTGCTGTTCGAGGTGAAGCTGCCGCTCCAGTCTTCGCCCGGATGCTGGATGTTCACGAACATGACCTTGCCGTCCGGCGTCGAGGTCACGCCGGTCACTTCGCAGTTGCGCGGGCTGGTCAGGAAGCGGGTGATCTGGCGGGTGGCCGGGTCGGCGCAGAACATCGCGTTGCCGCCGATGTTCACGAAGTCGCCGGTGGCGTTGCCGACCTGGTCGGTCTGGATCCACAGGCGGCCGTCCTTGTCGAACCACAGGCCGTCCGGCGCACCGAGGTCGTCACCGATAATGTTGCCTTGCAGGTGGGCGTTGGCGTTCAGCTTGTCACCGCACTCGACGAAGATGTCCCACTGGAAGGTGGTGGCGGCGACATCGCCGCCGGTTTCCGTCCAGCGCAGGATGTGGCCGTAGCGGTTGTCGCGGCGCGGGTTGGTCGCATCGACCGGCGGGCGGGCCGAAGCGGCGACCGTGGTGCCGTCGATCTTGTTCGACGAGGCCGGCGTCGTGCCGCGGCGGTTGTTGTTGGTCAGCGTCAGATAGACCTCGCGCGTCACCGGATGCACTGCAACCCATTCGGGGCGGTCCATCATGGTGGCGCCAAGGCGGTCGGCGGCCTGGCGGGCCTTGATCACCACCTCGCCCTGGTCGGCGAAGCCGTTCTCGGCGGTCAGGCCGTTCTGGCCCCACACCAGCGGCAGCCACTGGCCGCTGCCGTCTGCATTGAAGCGGGCGACGTACAGCGTGCCGCTGTCGAGCAGGTCGCGGTTGGCGGCGCGGTTCTTCGTGTCCATCTTCTTCGCGCAGACAAACTTGTACATGTAGTCGTTGCGCTCGTCGTCGCCCATGTAGACGGCGACCTTGTTGTCGGCGCCGACCGAGGTCCATGCGCCTTCGTGCTTGAAGCGGCCCAGCGCCGTGCGCTTGACCGGCACCGCGGTCGGGTTCCACGGGTCGATCTCGACCACCCAGCCGAAGCGGTTCGGCTCGTTCGGCGTGTCGCGGAAGTCGAAACGCGGATCGGCTTCATGCCAGCGGTAGCCGAAGCCGGCGGCGGCCATGCCGTAGCGGTTCTCAAGCGCCGTCAGCGGCTGGGCGGCCAGCTTGGCGGCAGTAGTACCGAAGTAGCCGTTGAAGTTCTCCTCACAGGTAAGGTAGGTGCCCCAGGGCGTGTAGCCGTTGGCGCAGTTGTTCAGCGTGCCGAGCACGGTGGTGCCCGACGGGTCGGCGGCGGTCTTCAGCAGGGCGTGACCGGCGGCCGGGCCGGACACCTTGCACGGGGTGGCGCCAGTGATGCGACGGGCGAAGGCGGACGGACGCTGCACCTTCATTTCGCCACCGACCTTGCGCACCTCGATCACGCTGACGCCGTGGCCGGCGATCTGCGCGTCGACCATGGCCTTGGTGATGACGTCGGTCCCGTAGGTGGTGGTGTGGGCGACCAGACCCGGATCGACGTACTCGTGGTTGGACACGAGCAGGCCGCGGTCATTGGCGATGCCGGCCGCGCCGGTGCCCGGGAAGGGGAACAGGTGCATGCCGTCGTTGTGCGCGCCCCAGGTCGTGAGCTGGCGAGCGGTCGTCATCGCGGTGGCCGGGTTCCAGTGCGTGTTCGCATCCGGACCGGTCTTGCCGATGGCGTCGCCCCAGGCGATCAGCACGCGCGCGGTGTAGCCGGACGGCACCGTGATGCCGTCGGTCATCGGCGCAATGTTGGCCGGCACGCCGGTGAAGCCGATGCCGCCGGCCGGCGACGGGCTGCCGGTGTAGGCGCCGTTGGCCAGCGATTCGAGGCTGAAGCCGCCGAGCGAGGCAAAGGTCGCGGTGGCCAGCGAACCCTTGATGAAGTTGCGACGGCCGGTGAAGCGGTCCATCACGTCGCGGATGGATTCGTTGCCCGACGGATTGATGGTCAGGTCGTTGTCGGGATGTTGCATCGAAGACATGGAAGCTCCTTGCGAGGGACGTTGTCGGGACGTCGGCGGCAAAGGGGCTGCGCGCCGATCTGACGCGCGGAGTCTGCGATGCGTTTCTGACAGGGATAAGAAGCGGCGACAGTAGCGGATAGTCCGTTTGGACTATCCGCTACTGTCGGGGTGTCATGGTCTGCAGGGCGGCGGAAGCGCCCGTTGGTTCAGGTCAGCGACGAGAGGGCGCTGTCGTAGGCGCCCTGCAACTCTGCTTCGCTGCCGGCTTCCATGCGCAGATTGCGCACCAGGCCGTCCTTCAGGCCGTAGATCCAGCCGTGCACGCGCACGTCC encodes:
- a CDS encoding PhoX family protein; this encodes MSSMQHPDNDLTINPSGNESIRDVMDRFTGRRNFIKGSLATATFASLGGFSLESLANGAYTGSPSPAGGIGFTGVPANIAPMTDGITVPSGYTARVLIAWGDAIGKTGPDANTHWNPATAMTTARQLTTWGAHNDGMHLFPFPGTGAAGIANDRGLLVSNHEYVDPGLVAHTTTYGTDVITKAMVDAQIAGHGVSVIEVRKVGGEMKVQRPSAFARRITGATPCKVSGPAAGHALLKTAADPSGTTVLGTLNNCANGYTPWGTYLTCEENFNGYFGTTAAKLAAQPLTALENRYGMAAAGFGYRWHEADPRFDFRDTPNEPNRFGWVVEIDPWNPTAVPVKRTALGRFKHEGAWTSVGADNKVAVYMGDDERNDYMYKFVCAKKMDTKNRAANRDLLDSGTLYVARFNADGSGQWLPLVWGQNGLTAENGFADQGEVVIKARQAADRLGATMMDRPEWVAVHPVTREVYLTLTNNNRRGTTPASSNKIDGTTVAASARPPVDATNPRRDNRYGHILRWTETGGDVAATTFQWDIFVECGDKLNANAHLQGNIIGDDLGAPDGLWFDKDGRLWIQTDQVGNATGDFVNIGGNAMFCADPATRQITRFLTSPRNCEVTGVTSTPDGKVMFVNIQHPGEDWSGSFTSNSTWPDSGFNGPTTQSGNAVAKPRSATVVITKDDGGVIGT